In a single window of the Acholeplasma equirhinis genome:
- a CDS encoding ATP-dependent Clp protease ATP-binding subunit — MQFNMMEDYSKDPELLNKFGRNIVDAVKQGKIDPVIGRDEEIRRIIKILSRKTKNNPVLIGEPGVGKTAIVEGLARRIVEKDVPLSLQDKIVYELDLAALVAGAKFRGEFEERLKAVLNKVKASDGNIILFIDELHTIVGAGRADGAMDASNMLKPMLARGELHCIGATTLNEYRNYIEKDSALERRFQKILVTEPTVEDSISILRGLKDRFEAHHGVQIQDNAIVAAATLSSRYITDRFLPDKAIDLVDEACASVRMEIDSMPVELDDLQRKILQLEIERSALKKETDAISKERLSKLEFDLESLKKEEKTLKEKWLKEKDSLQQIKNKKAELEKLKNDLQTAYNAGDYSKAAELQYSKIPALEKEINESSNQDNSNKLLTEVVTADSIAEIVAKWTHIPVTKLLSGDKEKLRNLESYLAKRVLGQDHALKLISDAIIRQRAGIKDEKKPIGSFLFLGPTGVGKTEVAKSLADILFDSENHMVRFDMSEYMESHNVSRLIGAPPGYVGYDQGGQLTEAIRRMPYAIVLFDEIEKAHPEIFNVLLQVLDDGILTDGQGRTVDFKNTVIIMTSNIGSEFLLGDQADAKTKVDNLVKQSFKPEFLNRIDEIITFNALGFKVQVSIARKMLNELSERLLKQNIHITFDDEVQKYVIKNGYDEKYGARPLKRFIQRHLETYIAQAIINEQIEPHLEYQVTIKDERFITERKIN; from the coding sequence CAAGGTAAAATTGACCCAGTGATTGGTCGTGATGAAGAAATTAGACGTATCATTAAAATTCTCTCACGTAAAACAAAAAACAATCCTGTGTTGATTGGTGAACCTGGTGTTGGTAAAACTGCAATTGTTGAAGGTTTAGCACGAAGAATCGTTGAAAAAGACGTCCCATTAAGCCTTCAAGACAAAATCGTCTATGAACTTGACTTAGCTGCACTTGTTGCTGGTGCTAAGTTTAGAGGTGAATTTGAGGAACGCTTAAAAGCTGTTTTAAATAAAGTAAAAGCGTCTGATGGTAACATTATTCTCTTTATTGATGAATTACATACAATTGTTGGTGCTGGTCGTGCAGATGGTGCAATGGATGCATCTAATATGCTAAAACCAATGCTTGCACGTGGTGAACTTCATTGTATCGGTGCGACAACCTTAAATGAATATAGAAACTATATTGAAAAAGATTCAGCCCTTGAACGTCGTTTTCAAAAGATCTTAGTCACTGAACCTACTGTTGAAGATTCTATTTCAATTTTACGTGGTCTAAAAGATCGTTTTGAAGCACACCATGGTGTTCAAATTCAAGATAATGCAATCGTTGCTGCTGCTACTTTATCCAGTCGATATATTACAGATCGCTTCTTACCAGATAAAGCGATTGATTTAGTTGATGAAGCTTGTGCTTCTGTTCGTATGGAAATCGACTCTATGCCAGTTGAACTAGATGACCTACAAAGAAAAATCTTACAACTTGAAATTGAACGCAGTGCCTTAAAGAAAGAAACGGATGCAATTTCAAAAGAAAGATTATCTAAACTTGAGTTTGATTTAGAATCACTTAAAAAAGAAGAGAAGACTTTAAAAGAAAAATGGTTAAAGGAAAAAGACTCTCTTCAACAAATTAAAAATAAAAAAGCTGAATTAGAAAAATTAAAAAATGATCTTCAAACTGCATACAATGCTGGTGATTATTCGAAAGCTGCAGAACTTCAATATTCTAAAATTCCTGCACTTGAAAAAGAAATCAATGAGTCATCTAACCAAGATAATAGTAACAAACTTCTAACTGAAGTTGTTACTGCGGATTCAATTGCAGAAATCGTCGCTAAATGGACTCATATTCCAGTAACTAAACTATTATCTGGTGACAAAGAAAAATTACGCAATTTAGAATCATATCTTGCTAAGCGTGTACTTGGTCAAGATCATGCATTAAAACTCATTAGTGACGCCATTATTCGCCAAAGAGCAGGCATCAAGGATGAAAAGAAACCAATTGGTTCATTCTTATTCTTAGGACCTACCGGTGTCGGTAAAACTGAGGTTGCAAAATCTCTTGCAGATATATTATTTGATTCAGAAAACCATATGGTTAGATTTGATATGAGTGAATATATGGAATCTCATAATGTATCTAGATTAATTGGTGCTCCTCCAGGATATGTTGGATATGATCAAGGTGGTCAATTAACTGAGGCTATCAGAAGAATGCCTTACGCAATTGTTCTATTTGATGAAATCGAAAAAGCACATCCTGAAATATTTAATGTTTTACTTCAAGTACTTGATGATGGTATCTTAACGGATGGTCAAGGCAGAACTGTAGACTTCAAAAATACAGTCATTATCATGACTTCTAACATCGGTTCTGAATTCTTACTTGGTGATCAAGCAGATGCTAAAACCAAGGTAGATAACCTTGTTAAACAATCATTTAAACCTGAGTTCTTAAATAGAATTGATGAGATTATTACATTTAATGCCTTAGGCTTTAAAGTACAAGTTTCAATTGCACGTAAGATGTTAAATGAACTCAGTGAACGTCTACTTAAACAAAACATCCATATTACATTTGATGATGAAGTTCAAAAATATGTCATTAAAAATGGATATGATGAAAAGTATGGTGCAAGACCACTTAAACGCTTTATTCAAAGACATTTAGAAACCTATATTGCACAAGCAATCATTAATGAACAAATTGAACCACATCTTGAATATCAAGTTACAATTAAAGATGAAAGGTTTATAACAGAAAGAAAAATAAATTAA
- a CDS encoding Ppx/GppA phosphatase family protein, translated as MRYGVIDLGSNTVRLVVYDIIDQNNFKKVYSRKEVVGLASYLLPEGYLSDMGILRAIEVVKELKEDSESYQTDKLFLIATATVRNARNQNEIVNRIHMSTGVKVTLLSGLEEASVGVLGIKHEFDFKEGVVIDIGGGSTEVSTIFDKKVDQAASLPVGSLNAYITYVKDMLPTESEIKSIKKGVIHALEQAEIKRLKMNVIYGIGGTLKAAKALYEGMMNKHLDYLTKENILHIMRKIDPTKKSTYLNLIRLVPERFHTIMPGLVILETIFEYFDAERLYIGKNGIREGYILSQMKKKA; from the coding sequence ATGCGCTATGGGGTTATTGATCTAGGATCAAATACAGTTAGACTTGTTGTCTATGATATCATCGATCAGAACAACTTTAAAAAGGTATATTCAAGAAAAGAAGTGGTAGGCCTTGCATCCTATCTTTTACCAGAAGGTTATCTATCTGATATGGGTATTCTTCGTGCAATTGAAGTTGTTAAAGAACTAAAAGAGGATAGTGAATCATATCAAACAGATAAACTTTTTTTAATTGCAACTGCAACCGTTCGTAATGCAAGAAACCAAAATGAAATCGTAAATCGTATTCATATGTCAACGGGTGTTAAAGTTACACTGCTTTCAGGGTTAGAAGAAGCGAGTGTTGGTGTATTGGGTATTAAGCATGAATTCGACTTTAAAGAAGGGGTCGTCATTGATATTGGTGGTGGTTCAACCGAAGTGTCAACTATCTTTGATAAGAAAGTTGATCAAGCAGCTTCGCTTCCTGTTGGTTCATTAAATGCTTATATTACATATGTTAAAGATATGTTGCCGACTGAAAGTGAAATTAAGTCAATTAAAAAAGGTGTCATTCATGCTTTGGAACAAGCAGAAATAAAGAGACTAAAGATGAATGTCATTTACGGTATCGGTGGTACTTTAAAAGCTGCCAAAGCACTTTATGAAGGTATGATGAATAAACACCTAGATTACTTAACAAAAGAAAATATTCTACATATCATGCGTAAAATAGATCCTACAAAGAAAAGTACTTATTTAAACCTGATTAGACTTGTACCTGAAAGATTCCATACAATTATGCCAGGACTTGTCATCCTCGAAACTATCTTTGAATATTTTGATGCAGAACGTCTATATATTGGTAAGAATGGAATCAGAGAAGGATATATCTTAAGTCAAATGAAGAAAAAAGCCTAG